A part of Micromonospora chersina genomic DNA contains:
- a CDS encoding DUF2277 domain-containing protein, with the protein MCRNIRVLHNFEPPATDDEIEAAAIQYVRKVSGATLPSAANEEAFDEAVRVVTAATRTLLDSLVTKAPPRDREVEAAKAKARAAERYGPRGSTSA; encoded by the coding sequence ATGTGCAGGAACATTCGAGTGCTCCACAACTTCGAACCGCCGGCGACCGACGACGAGATCGAGGCCGCCGCCATCCAGTACGTGCGCAAGGTGAGCGGCGCGACCCTGCCCTCCGCCGCCAACGAGGAGGCGTTCGACGAGGCGGTCCGCGTCGTCACGGCGGCCACCCGGACCCTGCTGGACAGCCTCGTGACGAAGGCGCCTCCCCGTGACCGCGAGGTGGAGGCCGCGAAGGCCAAGGCGCGCGCCGCCGAACGGTACGGTCCTCGAGGCTCAACCTCTGCCTGA
- a CDS encoding SDR family NAD(P)-dependent oxidoreductase: MAERIAVVTGANRGIGKEVARQLAEGGDTVILTARDANKAAAAANDLSRAGGTVVPHLLDVTDPGAAAALAATIRDRYGRLDVLVNNAAISYDTWADASDADLDAVREALETNLFGAWAVTQSLLPLLRVSGHGRIVNVSSEAGSLAGMGGGTPAYKSSKVGLNALTRMLAAELRADGVLVNAVCPGWVATDMGGAGGRPVADGAAGVVWAAALPDDGPTGGFFRDRRPLPW; this comes from the coding sequence GTGGCCGAGCGGATCGCTGTGGTCACCGGCGCCAACCGGGGTATCGGCAAGGAGGTGGCACGGCAGCTCGCCGAAGGCGGTGACACCGTCATCCTCACCGCACGGGACGCGAACAAGGCCGCAGCCGCCGCAAACGATTTGAGCCGCGCGGGTGGCACCGTCGTGCCACACCTGCTCGACGTCACGGATCCCGGCGCGGCGGCCGCTCTCGCCGCCACCATCCGCGACCGGTACGGCCGGCTGGACGTGCTGGTCAACAACGCGGCGATCTCCTACGACACGTGGGCCGACGCCAGTGACGCCGACCTGGACGCCGTTCGGGAGGCCCTGGAGACCAACCTGTTCGGCGCCTGGGCGGTCACCCAGTCGCTGCTTCCGCTGCTACGCGTCAGCGGCCACGGCCGCATCGTCAACGTCTCCAGCGAGGCCGGTTCCCTGGCCGGCATGGGCGGCGGCACCCCCGCGTACAAGAGCTCCAAGGTGGGGCTGAACGCCCTGACCCGGATGCTCGCCGCGGAGCTGCGCGCCGACGGCGTACTGGTTAACGCGGTCTGTCCCGGCTGGGTGGCCACCGACATGGGCGGCGCCGGCGGTCGGCCGGTGGCCGACGGGGCCGCGGGCGTCGTGTGGGCGGCGGCGCTTCCCGACGACGGACCCACCGGCGGGTTCTTCCGCGACCGCCGCCCGTTGCCCTGGTAG
- a CDS encoding glycogen debranching N-terminal domain-containing protein, whose amino-acid sequence MPSGACRDLPPELGPDTVGVLEGRTFMFSDAAGNVPKGSIGGLVHDDTRYLDHWELAIDDRPLLVLSSGTVDAYSAAFFLANSELPDLPANRVGIRRQRVVGDGMYERVELRYFGAEPVSLRLRLAVGTDFADLFEIKETGRDRASDIVRRHEPDGSGLSFSYRNGDYAALVRVEADPPADHVDGDSLVWHLRLERGQRWSCAIRVPLSSGEENYRPVLRGFGESFDHGPDDAATRWAAGKPHLHADRDMLASIYERSALDLVAMRIEKTIAGEPVVLTAAGLPWFLTVFGRDTLITAYQTMICGPDVARGALIVMAAHQATTADDFTDREPGKIFHEYRSGELTRLGLKPYKPYYGGADTTALWLILLSEYWRWSRDDALVRRLQPNADAALAWIDRHGDLDGDGYVEYQTRSSQGLGNQCWRDSPDGIQFADGSIPVLPIATCETQGYTYDAKLRAAELADGPWQDRNLARRLRDEAARLRERFNRDFWIAERGGYYAVGLDGDKNRIDSMTSNMGHLLWSGIVPADRAEQVARQLMSDEMFSGWGVRTLSAADGGYNPIGYHTGTVWPHDNSLIAAGLARYGFRQEANRIAMGLLEAATHSNYRLPEAFSGYDRSFGRKPVPYPTACDPQAWASAAPLLLLRTLLGLKPEGDGLAADPHLPGHLGQIRLHDVQAGGRRWNVTAEQKQSTVVPAD is encoded by the coding sequence GTGCCCAGCGGCGCCTGCCGGGATCTGCCACCCGAGCTGGGACCCGACACGGTCGGCGTACTCGAGGGCCGCACCTTCATGTTCTCCGATGCGGCAGGGAACGTGCCGAAAGGCTCGATCGGCGGACTCGTGCACGACGACACGCGGTACCTGGACCATTGGGAGTTGGCCATCGACGACCGGCCACTGCTGGTCCTGTCCTCGGGCACGGTCGATGCGTACTCGGCGGCGTTCTTCCTGGCCAACTCCGAGCTGCCCGACCTACCGGCGAACCGGGTGGGCATCCGACGACAACGGGTCGTCGGCGACGGAATGTACGAACGGGTCGAACTGCGCTACTTCGGCGCCGAGCCGGTGTCGCTGCGGCTGCGCCTCGCGGTCGGCACCGACTTCGCCGATCTGTTCGAGATCAAGGAGACCGGCCGGGACCGGGCGTCGGACATCGTCCGCCGGCACGAACCGGATGGCTCCGGGCTGTCGTTCAGCTACCGGAACGGCGACTACGCCGCGCTGGTTCGCGTCGAGGCCGATCCGCCGGCCGACCACGTCGACGGCGACAGCCTGGTCTGGCACCTGCGCCTGGAACGGGGGCAGCGGTGGAGCTGCGCGATCCGGGTGCCACTGAGCTCCGGCGAGGAGAACTACCGCCCGGTTCTGCGCGGGTTCGGGGAGTCCTTCGACCATGGGCCGGACGACGCCGCGACCAGGTGGGCCGCCGGTAAACCGCACCTGCACGCTGACCGTGACATGCTCGCCAGCATCTACGAGAGGTCCGCGCTCGACCTGGTCGCCATGCGCATCGAGAAGACCATCGCGGGTGAGCCGGTGGTGTTGACCGCCGCCGGCCTGCCCTGGTTCCTGACCGTCTTCGGCCGTGACACGCTGATCACCGCCTACCAGACGATGATCTGCGGCCCGGACGTGGCCCGAGGCGCTCTTATCGTGATGGCCGCGCATCAGGCGACGACGGCGGACGACTTCACCGACCGGGAACCGGGCAAGATCTTCCACGAGTACCGCTCGGGCGAGTTGACCCGACTCGGCCTCAAGCCGTACAAGCCCTACTACGGAGGCGCGGACACCACGGCACTCTGGCTGATCCTGCTCTCGGAGTACTGGCGGTGGAGCCGCGACGACGCGCTGGTGCGCCGCCTTCAGCCGAACGCCGACGCCGCGCTCGCCTGGATCGACCGGCACGGCGATCTCGACGGCGACGGGTACGTCGAGTACCAGACCCGGTCCAGTCAGGGGTTGGGCAACCAGTGCTGGCGCGACTCCCCCGACGGTATCCAGTTCGCCGACGGCAGCATCCCGGTGCTGCCGATCGCCACCTGCGAGACACAGGGCTACACCTATGACGCGAAGCTGCGCGCGGCGGAGCTCGCGGACGGCCCGTGGCAGGACCGGAACCTGGCCCGCCGACTGCGGGACGAGGCAGCCCGGCTGCGGGAGCGGTTCAACCGCGACTTCTGGATCGCGGAACGCGGCGGGTACTACGCGGTGGGCCTGGACGGCGACAAGAACCGGATCGACTCGATGACCTCGAACATGGGGCACCTGCTGTGGAGCGGCATCGTGCCCGCCGACCGCGCCGAGCAGGTCGCGCGGCAGCTCATGTCCGACGAAATGTTCTCGGGCTGGGGTGTGCGTACGCTGTCCGCCGCCGACGGCGGCTACAACCCGATCGGCTACCACACCGGCACCGTGTGGCCGCACGACAATTCGCTGATCGCCGCGGGTCTCGCCCGCTACGGCTTCCGGCAGGAGGCGAACCGGATCGCCATGGGGCTGCTGGAGGCCGCGACGCACTCCAACTACCGCCTTCCCGAGGCGTTCTCCGGCTACGATCGGTCCTTCGGGCGGAAGCCCGTTCCCTACCCGACCGCCTGCGACCCGCAGGCCTGGGCGAGCGCGGCTCCCCTGCTCCTTCTGCGGACGCTGCTGGGCCTAAAACCGGAGGGCGACGGGCTGGCGGCCGACCCGCATCTGCCGGGGCACCTCGGCCAGATCCGCTTGCACGACGTCCAAGCAGGCGGCCGCCGCTGGAACGTGACGGCGGAGCAGAAACAATCCACCGTCGTCCCGGCCGACTAG
- a CDS encoding DUF1479 domain-containing protein, whose amino-acid sequence MPTTAALPHWEQTPADLRAATREIKKALRERIAASGRTVEEVFSVVEQRVQAAVDDISAARRRGETVWPVIDYADIAAGAVPDEQVALLRRRGCLVVRGHFDRDQALAWDRDIVDYVESNHFFENYRGPGDDFFGSVGSKPEIYPIYWSPAQMQARQSERMATVQAFLNGQWKHESDGVRWFDPDRDSLYPDRIRRRPEGADSAGLGTHLDPGTLDLWMTRAYQQAFRHLFDGSVERYDPWDAAHRTAGPQYPGSTMCSAFRTFQGWTALSDMDHDQGVLHTVPIPEAMAYLMLRPLLDDVPDDDMCGVTVNQVFPAGHKWHAPLMEALAGIPDVRAGDSVWWHCDMIHSVAPVENQKGWGNVMYIPAAPWCPRNEQYAAKVREAFLTGSSPSDFPAEHYERDWPNRFRVEDLNEIGRRGLGLD is encoded by the coding sequence GTGCCGACGACTGCCGCGCTGCCGCACTGGGAGCAGACACCGGCCGACCTCAGGGCCGCGACCCGCGAGATCAAGAAGGCGCTGCGGGAGCGGATCGCCGCCTCCGGCCGGACGGTCGAGGAGGTCTTCTCGGTCGTCGAGCAGCGGGTCCAGGCCGCGGTCGACGACATCTCCGCGGCCCGCCGCCGGGGCGAGACGGTCTGGCCGGTCATCGACTACGCCGACATCGCCGCCGGCGCCGTCCCGGACGAGCAGGTCGCCCTGCTGCGGCGCCGCGGCTGCCTGGTCGTGCGTGGCCACTTCGACCGTGATCAGGCCCTGGCCTGGGACCGGGACATCGTCGACTACGTCGAGAGCAACCACTTCTTCGAGAACTACCGGGGTCCCGGCGACGACTTCTTCGGCAGCGTCGGCTCCAAGCCCGAGATCTACCCGATCTACTGGTCGCCCGCCCAGATGCAGGCCCGGCAGAGCGAGCGCATGGCCACCGTCCAGGCGTTCCTCAACGGCCAGTGGAAGCACGAGTCCGACGGCGTGCGGTGGTTCGACCCCGACCGCGACTCGCTCTACCCCGACCGCATCCGCCGTCGCCCCGAGGGCGCCGACTCAGCCGGCCTCGGCACCCACCTCGACCCCGGCACACTCGACCTGTGGATGACCCGGGCCTACCAGCAGGCTTTCCGTCACCTGTTCGACGGCAGCGTCGAGCGGTACGACCCGTGGGACGCCGCCCACCGCACCGCCGGGCCGCAGTACCCCGGCTCCACCATGTGCTCGGCCTTCCGCACCTTCCAGGGATGGACCGCCCTCTCCGACATGGACCACGACCAGGGCGTCCTGCACACCGTGCCGATCCCCGAGGCGATGGCCTACCTGATGCTGCGCCCGCTGCTGGACGACGTGCCCGACGACGACATGTGCGGCGTCACCGTCAACCAGGTCTTCCCGGCCGGCCACAAGTGGCACGCCCCGCTCATGGAGGCCCTCGCCGGCATCCCCGACGTCAGGGCCGGCGACTCCGTCTGGTGGCACTGCGACATGATCCACAGCGTGGCCCCCGTCGAGAACCAGAAGGGCTGGGGCAACGTCATGTACATCCCCGCCGCGCCCTGGTGCCCGCGTAACGAGCAGTACGCGGCCAAGGTGCGAGAGGCGTTCCTGACCGGGTCGAGCCCGAGCGACTTCCCGGCCGAGCACTACGAGCGGGACTGGCCCAACCGCTTCCGGGTCGAGGACCTCAACGAGATCGGCCGCCGCGGTCTCGGCCTCGACTGA